Below is a genomic region from Mustela lutreola isolate mMusLut2 chromosome 1, mMusLut2.pri, whole genome shotgun sequence.
AGAACGGCTGCAGGGCGGACCGCGGAGAGCCTGGTTGGTTGGGACTCGGACTCGGCGCTGAGCGAGGAGAACGAGGGCGGGCGGCGCTGTGCGGACGCGCCGGGGGCCAGCGGGGCCGGCTGTGCAAGGGGGACGCTGGGCCTCGGCCAGCCGGTCTGCGAGCTGCCCGCCGCCAAGGACCTAGAGGAGGAAGCCGCAGGCAGGAGCGACAGCGAGATGTCGGCCAGCGTCTCAGGTCTGCCGAGGCTTGGTGGGGAAGGGGGCCGGGCAGAGGGGCTGGCAAGGAGGGAAAACATGCCGAATGGGGTGGGCCTGCTGTGAGAACCCTACGCCCAGGGGCCCTGGGGCTGGCCAGGACCCGAAGCTCTTCGCGCTGGCGCAGGCTGCTCTAATTCTCTGGGAACCGAGCCCGAGAGAGAACCGAGAAACTCCTCAGAGCCTGCGTCCTGGGGCGAGGCCTGAGACGTCCTGGGGGCAATTGTGCCCTAGACTGCACTAAGAGAAAACCACTGCACCCTGCCTTTAAGTCCATCGCCAGTGCTTCGGCCCTGTCTATGTCCAAATCCCCCAAATCAGAGACAGGGAAGATCCAGGGGCCCGGAGACCTCGAGTAGTCAGTGCCATGGTCCCTAGCCCATAGAGCAGAAATGCTCCCAGCTCCAGGTCCCAAGGCTCCGAGGTCCTCTGCTTAAGGATAGGTGGTGAGGGATACCTCTAAGTGGTACTGAACATGCATGTGCCAAGCCTGGGCTTTGGGGGGAGGACTTATTTAGCTTTCCCAGACCCCAAGTTCAGGGGAGCTGGGATGGGCTGAGGACCCAATACCTGACAGCACACCCTGCAGCCAGCTGAAGGCAGGGGGGCTTAATGTGGGTCATTCCACAAGTAGCACGGAGAGGAACATCCCCTGCCAGAGCTGGCAGGTCACTGGGTCAGAAAGACACCCCACACCCACTCCCCTGTGGGCTGGTCGCTGCTGTAGGCCTCACCCTGGCTCCAAGTAAATAGTACTTGCCCGAGGCCAGATCTCTGAACCTCTCTGCTAGGGTCCTGTGGGGAGATCCAGGAAGGGTTGAGGAGCTGGTGTCAGATTAGGGTTCAAAGACGTGAAGCAGGGacacctctctctcttcctctcaatcttctcatttccttgcaaagagagagacagaagcccaCCAAAGTTGCTCTATTGCCACAGATCTCACACAATTCCGGGAGGTTGAGGGGGTTGAGGGTAAGACTCGGAATACATCTGTCCGAGGATTCGGCCCCCCATCTTCCCCTTACGTGCAGTTGACACGTGTGTGTTGCACCAATGAGTATGTATGAGCGTTGAGTATGCCGGTGGCGGGTAAACCCAGGGAGAGAGCAACCAAGAATTCCCCCCTCACCCCAGAGCTCAGCGCTGAATACTTATAAGGCTTGTGAGGATGCTTAGGCCTGGTGCCCCCACATTACTGAGGGAAGCCTGGGGCACAGTGAGGGCAGGGAGCTGGATCTTGGCCACACAGCATTGATACAGCGGCGGAGTCCCCTTCCCGAGTGGACAGGCCTAGATGTAAGAAGCTAGTAGAACAGGGTTCTGAGTCCGGTCTAAAGGATCCGTGGTTTACAGACCCTCGCCCAGCGCTCTGCTGGGATCAAAGCGTATTTTcgtccccctcctccaccccccgcAGTTGGGGCCAGACCTCCTTTGTTTGCGGCGCTGACAGTCTGTTGTTTCTGTTCCCACTGGGGTTCGCAGGCGACCGCAGCCCTAGGGCCGAAGACGACGCTGTTGGCCCCGGAAGTGCACGCGTACCCGCGCTGTGCAGCCGaagcggcggcgggggcggcccggCGGGCGgcgcggaggaggaggaggagcccgcCGCGCCCAAGCCGCGCAAGAAACGTTCGCGGGCCGCCTTCTCCCACGCTCAGGTCTTCGAGTTGGAGCGGCGCTTCAACCACCAACGATACTTGTCCGGGCCGGAACGCGCCGACCTGGCCGCGTCGCTGAAGCTCACCGAGACGCAAGTGAAGATCTGGTTCCAGAACCGTCGCTACAAGACCAAACGCCGGCAGATGGCTGCCGACCTGCTGGCATCAGCGCCAGCCGCCAAGAAGGTGGCGGTGAAAGTGCTGGTGCGCGACGACCAGAGACAGTACTTGCCTGGCGAGGTGCTGCGGCCACCGTCGCTGCTGCCACTGCAACCCTCCTACTATTACCCTTACTATTGCCTTCCCGGCTGGGCGCTCTCCACGTGTGCAGCCGCGGCGGGCACCCAGTGAGCCGGCCTGGGTCGAGGCAGCAAACGATTCCCGGGTCCCAGCTCCGGACGGCCGCTGACGGCTGTGCAGGTTGTGCTCTGTACGAGGGCGCCCCGGCGAAGGGGCAAGTGGAGGTTGCAGTACAGCCCAGGCTCAAAATCCAGGAGTGCTCCGTGGCAGCGGGACTGAGTCTGTCCAGAGGGGGCGCCTTTTTCTAATTTGAAGGCACCCTTTGCCTAATTAGGAGGGACCCTATGGTCTAGGGTTCTTGCTCCCCCGTTGCCTGCGTGGAAGCTCTTGGACATTATTTATTATCACAACAAAGTTGGATTTGGATTGTATCTGCCAGGACACGGCGTTTCTCTGGAGCAGAGAGAACTCCTGGATCCACATAGCCTGAATCCCCAGAATTTCAGGCTGTCTGGGAGCTTCGTGCAGTAGGCCACAATAGTTCATGGTATCCATGCTACCAATCTATGTTTATCTACATATCTATTATTTTTGGAAATTGCATTTGTAAGGAACGGGTGCAGAACCTTGACAGCCCCAAGGAGCCCCGAGCCTTAGAGGGTTGATTTGAACGTGAAAGTTTTGCTTTTTgggccctctgcccccactcctccCCATGTCAGAGCTGGGGTGTGGACGCCCTTTTGGGTGCTGAATGTAAAGAAGGGAGCTTCTGAGCACAGGGCTGTGCAGAGGCCCCCCAAAATCTTTCCTCTCCGGAGTCCACCAACAACTCGGGAGCTTCCGGGAACCCGGAATCAGGAAAGGGCAAACCCAGCAGCCCTTGGCAgaaactttcttttatttctttttatttttttaaaggaggttaAAACGTGTAGCACTTTTCGGTTGTTTGTATTCAAATAACGGTTATTTTTGTATTCAATGTGAATATCCCTGACTGGCCTTTTCCCAGCGTATCCTGCAGTTCAGATGCCGGGCCCTCTGTTTCTAACGTTCTCCATGATTCCTGCATTCTGACCCAAGATTCTTCCATTCCAGCCCCTGTCCCTAAGACAGATGATCCTGTCAATATTGTCGCTTTTTGCCTCCTTAAGGGCACTGTGCACTCAACTagaatattaactttaaaaagatttgtgAAGTTTGGAAGCTCTGTTcgctttatctttctttttcctttaatttataaACTTTTAGTTTCACATGCCCTGCTGGACACCGTGTTGTCTCTGAGCCTCTCTGTCCAGCTGTATGGTAAAAATGTCTGGGGCTCCTCTCCAACCACTTTTCAGTCCTGGACCAAGAATGTCTCCTCCCTCTAGGGAGCGGCCTGGCTGCCCATCGGGAAGAAAGTGTTTAAATCCACTCAGCTCAGGGAATTGCAAGTAGGGGACTTCGCAAAAGTCACAACTGAATCCCACTGAATAAGGAGCAAATGgctaggattctctctctctctctctctccctccctccctcatggGATTGGTCTCAGAGTGTGGAAAGTGTCCATAGCTGAACCCACAACCAGTTTCAACCCCTACCTAACCTGCTGTCTCCTTCACCTGCCCACATCCTCTCTGCTTTTGATTTTCCCAGCATTTCTGGAACTGACCCTGTCTTCATTTCGTTTGGAGAATAGGCTAGCAAAAACTCGCCGAAATTCTGAGGGCTATAATAACCAGATCTATTAGAGGTCTCTTGGGGAGGGACAGCTGAGCTTTGACCCCGGCAGGGTGCACATGGCCCTCTACATTGTTTCAGAGTGATGCCACTACCTCCGTCTGTGACATGGTCTCATGTGAGCCCTCATAGGAGGACTAGGGCCagggttatttattatttacattttacagaCGAACACCCGCCCCCATTGCACAATTCCCCAGGCTGTCATGGATTCGCCAGAGCAAAATGCTTAGGCTTCACTCCCCTCGCTCTGGGTCTGGTCGAGCAAGGAAGAGTTAATGCCACATTGCAGGCTCAGAGGCCTCCAGCAGCCAGCGGAAGCCGGGAGTTGCCAATCCCAGGCCCCAGCTACTTTCAATTTTACCCCAACCAGAAAGGCCTACCTGCCCTTTTCAGGGTCGGCAACCTTTTCCAGCCTCAGGATTCCCAGGCCTTTGTATCCCAAAATCCATAGCCAGGGGTCTGTGAACCCCCCGCGAACCCCCCCtcggcccccccaccccgtcacAAGTGCTTTTGGAGAAGATTCCTGCTTGTGGAAACAACAAAGCGAGAAGGGAAAGGCATATGTCCTCGGGATGTGCACGCCCTTACCCCCAAGTCCAACCACCTTCTAAATGGTTCCtgcaatcattttatttctttttggcatgttttaaaaattccatgtaaGCTTCATAATTAATCATGAATGCATTTTCCCTGTAGAAAGAACATTTCCAATAACGCTAgagttccctcccttcctctctgcagaGATCGCCActactgagggttttgggggaggaagcttgtttttttctccccccccccctcctgaAATGGCATTTGGTTGTGACTGCATCCTATGAGGTGAGTTTGTCCTCCAACCCTGCGGATTTGGGAAGTTGAGGGAACTAGGGATTTTCTCTCAAGTAGGCCGGGCGGCGCCCCTTCCCTTTCCCGTTCCTTCTGCACTCCCCGTCTGGACCAGCTATGCCGGGCTTGCTCCAGACGCCCGGGGAAAAATGACTCAAACGAATTCAGTTTGCCCCAGATTGTTGCAGTTTCGCTCTGAGCTGCCCCGCACCCGGCTCTGGCAGCAGCACCTTTAGATCCAATTTGTGGAGTTGGAATCAGCCCGTGGGGCCAGCTGGGCTTCCGAAGAACTCCCCTCTCATTTGGAGACCTGAGGCGGGTGCCTTTACCTGGggttcccccaccaccaccattgaCAAGGCTCCTGTTGGAAATCGGCGCTATTGCTTTCTGaagttcctcttccttctccacttCCAGCTCCTCCGccacccccgccgccgccgccgccgccgccgccgctgctgcttctttttcttcttcttcttttaagatgaGAAAGAGTCAGTCGAGCTCTTTGGCCTCCTTGCTTTCTGACGGAGGCTCTTCCTCCACCACTCTCTATGCTCCTGGGGCGCAGTGCTCCTTGTCGGCTTGCTTGGGGCCCGATTTCCCCCAGAGTAGTCAGCCAGCGGAGCCTTTGGACCTATTCACCTTTCTCCGCCCTTCTGGGTCCTTAGCGAATCTCAGAGCTGACCTTGGAGATAGTTGGGTATGACCCGCACACTTAAATGGGTAAACTATGCCTGGAGGAAGAGCTGGGAAGAGGACACACTGTGCCCAGCCCTGAAATCCATCCCAAGGAGTCAGGCTTAGCCCATGAATCTTCCTCTGGCCAGCAATTTGAGATCCATTTACTACCAAATAtcgctagtgtgtgtgtgtgtgtgtgtgtgtgtgtgtgtgtactcgcGCACATGTGTGTAACTAAAATCCCTGGCCTGTTGGTATCGACTCTCCCAAGCTGCGTCTAACTGTAAACCTCTAGGTAGGAAGGGCCCTGGGACCCCTAGGAGAATCTCAGAAGAGCTGGGTCAGGCAGTGGGAGTTTGGGAATGGGTTGCATTTCAGGAAATAGATGACTTCCCCGCCACTGAGAATCCAAGTGCTCTCTCCACTCCTCCGCACTAGCCCAAGGTAAGAGGTTGACAGAGAATCTGATTTTATGGGAGAAGGTCCGAGGAAGGCTCAACCGAGATATCATCTGCCCGGAATCCCCGATCCCCTAAGGGCTGGGCCCCTACTGGGGCGGTGTCTGAGGGCTTCCGGGAAATGGGGAGCTTTTGCAGGGAAACTGGCAAAACCTGGAAACACCATACCAAGCATCTCACAGAAGCAAGACGTCTTCCAAGGCCTGCAGACATCTCTCGGGCCGGGATGCTGTGACTTTAACTCCCCAGCCGGCCGCCGGAACTGTGTCCTGGCCAGGCGGCCACTCCATTCACGTTTCGTCGGTCTTTGCCAGGAAAAGGGTGGAATACAGCCTCGAGCGCGTCCACAGAATTCTACTAGGCAGACGAAGAGACTTCTGCCTCAGGGGAAAGCTGCCGCCACCGACGGACCCTGAGTCGCGGAGAAATTTAGACATCTCCTTGAAAGCTGAATACTGGCAGAGGAGGTCCTGGTCCGCAAAGGACTAGGAGGGAAGCGACGCCCACCCGCGCGGGGGCCCCGCTGCCCAGGCGCTACAGGACTTGACTGGCGGGCGACCTGCCTCACTCCGCTAACAGTCTTAATTGGGAATCACACCGAGCTGCGCGGGAACTGCAAGACACAGCAAATGTTTGAACGCGCTTTGTAAGTCAGAAAGCGCTGAGGGCAGGTAGTTATACCTGCACAAGCCCTGGCCTCCAGGGAAGGCCGCGCCCAGAACCTCGAATGTAGCAGGAGCTGAGGCTCTAATCGGAGGGCGACCTGGAGAGCAGCCAAACAacacataacaacaacaaatatctATAACTACATTCGGTTGTTCGGTTGTCTGGGACGCTGCACGTGGAAAAGTGCTTCTGCATTCTGCTCTGCACTGTTTTCCTGAGGCAGCCTGAGCAGCGTGAACATGGCCTCCATTTTACAGTTGTGTATACGGTGTCCGAAGTCACAGGCCATAAGGAGGCCTTTCAGGGTCTTTCAAAGTTCAGAAGCATATTTTAGTATTTGAGGCCGGCAGTGTGGATAGATAGTCCCTTAGAACTAGCATCTCTTGGTTTGACTTTGGGGTGGTTGGATTACTAAGGGTGAGTGTGTTTTGAAAACCATTAAGCACTGTAAAGCTGGTATGGACTTATTACTAATGttgccatcatcatcattataattCTTATTATTACAAACTTCTGGGCAATGCTTAGTAAGCTGATCTGAAACAATCTTCCTTAAACGCTTGCACCCTTCAGAAGTTTCCAAGTGACCTACGGtgtgctcaacagagagtctctTAGAGGGGTAGAGACTCCAAGCTTCCACCAGTTTTCAAGTCTCCTGATAAATacgttttttaaaatgaagaaataccaAAACaggttgcaaaaaaaaaaaaaagtgttatattGTAAATGGTTACATCatgtaataaattaattttttctgtaGTTACACACAGAAGTTATTCAACATAAACTAGGTTGCTCAAatcattaaaacatttataaaaggaGATTGATTCCCAGGGCCTTTCAAGCAGGGGTGGTCCGGTATGGAGTCCAGGTTAAGTTGAACGATGAACTTCTTTCAAACCTGTTGGGTGTGTATAAGGCTATGCCACCTATGAAGGAAACGTCCAACGACCAAATTTGGGTCAACTGCGGACATGAGAACTGGCAAACGGCCCTGCCGCCCCGCACCCCTCCGGAGCGCTGCTGTTACTGTTACTTTTTGCTTTGAGGCGGGCAGGGAAAGACCGGCGGGCGCCTGGCTTTTGGCGGATCGGAGCTGACCTAGAATCTGCCGCACAAGCGAATAGCACTTAGGGGTTCCTGTTGGAAGGTCAAGTTTAAAGGGAATACACAGTGGCTTCGGGAGCGGAGCCATCACTTTGCCCGGAGCCTCTGGCAAGGTGAGCTCGCTCCTGGGCTCATCCTTTCCCCTGCTGCTGGGACTGTGTGTGATAAGCTGCCTCTTTTCCTACTCCTCCCCCCACGCCCCTTCACCCCCGTCGCCACTCACTCCACTCTGCCTCCCATAAGCACCCTGTTTTGTCCCTGGGTGCCCCGCCCACAGGTCCGGTGAGGCCCCCCGCAGCCCAGGGGTTAGTGCGCCTGCGGAGCCCAGAGGGCGTGGTCTCTGCTTAGGCCTCAGGGTCTTCAACGAGTACCTACATCTCTCCGAGTGGTTTCCACAATCGCAACAAGAGCTTCTGGAGGTTTCTGGGGGCTTCTCAGTGAGTCCTTCtcctccccagcctggcctgctTCTGATTGTCACACTGAGGCCACCTAGCTGAGCAGGGCTCCTACGACTTGGGCGTG
It encodes:
- the NKX3-2 gene encoding homeobox protein Nkx-3.2, whose product is MAVRGANTLTPFSIQAILNKKEERGGLPAPEGRSVPGGTAVAVAEAPAVCCWRLFGETDAGALGGAEDSLLASPAGTRTAAGRTAESLVGWDSDSALSEENEGGRRCADAPGASGAGCARGTLGLGQPVCELPAAKDLEEEAAGRSDSEMSASVSGDRSPRAEDDAVGPGSARVPALCSRSGGGGGPAGGAEEEEEPAAPKPRKKRSRAAFSHAQVFELERRFNHQRYLSGPERADLAASLKLTETQVKIWFQNRRYKTKRRQMAADLLASAPAAKKVAVKVLVRDDQRQYLPGEVLRPPSLLPLQPSYYYPYYCLPGWALSTCAAAAGTQ